Proteins encoded by one window of Coriobacteriia bacterium:
- a CDS encoding thiamine diphosphokinase gives MKQALLIGPIFESYHVGRVAGMIAEEGYVNVVAVDGGADLCAQSGVIPDFYVGDSDSISPQGITFIEQSQAQRIELPTDKDYSDFSATLDWLKSQGVSSFDCIGMLGGRLDQQLGVFGDTAHHCMDGSFFGEEIDAWVLNKLGRLPKKHVLSKARYQSFSVFALVGEATVSIDGARWPLHKRVLSVMVSVGLSNEFAPQAFDARVMLELGTICVVANK, from the coding sequence GTGAAGCAAGCTTTGCTCATAGGACCTATCTTCGAAAGCTATCATGTCGGCCGCGTGGCCGGCATGATAGCCGAAGAGGGCTATGTCAACGTCGTCGCCGTCGACGGTGGAGCCGACTTATGTGCACAATCCGGAGTGATACCGGACTTTTATGTCGGCGACAGCGATTCGATTTCTCCGCAAGGGATCACCTTCATCGAACAAAGCCAAGCGCAAAGAATCGAACTTCCCACCGATAAAGATTATTCTGATTTTTCAGCGACGCTCGATTGGCTGAAGTCGCAAGGCGTCTCGAGTTTCGATTGCATCGGAATGCTCGGAGGAAGACTCGATCAGCAGTTGGGAGTGTTCGGCGACACCGCGCACCATTGCATGGACGGTTCGTTTTTCGGAGAAGAGATCGATGCGTGGGTGCTGAACAAGCTGGGACGGCTACCGAAAAAACACGTCCTTTCGAAGGCACGCTATCAGAGCTTCAGCGTCTTTGCTCTTGTAGGGGAGGCTACGGTTTCCATCGACGGCGCCCGATGGCCGTTGCATAAGAGGGTTCTGTCTGTGATGGTGTCCGTCGGGTTATCCAACGAGTTTGCTCCACAAGCATTCGATGCGCGCGTCATGCTCGAACTTGGAACGATTTGTGTGGTGGCAAACAAATAA
- a CDS encoding methionyl-tRNA formyltransferase: MGTPQYAVPTLQILAQRADIVAVYTRADARSKRGNELFPSPVKVAAEKLGISVFTPSTLKDDGIVSQILAFAPDLIVVAAYGMILPRRILDIPRLGCVNLHASLLPTWRGAAPVQRAILAGDEETGVSLMRMEEGLDTGDYAMNVSTEIGHKSTAQLTRELGEIAANLMDEVLDLFQSGALVWKKQDESLATYAHKISKSDVALSPKLDAEEFVRRVRASSSSAPARLMLAGVGTVVLHASVVAHRGENIFDMPESIEEGRIAVVKHAVYLGCSNGVVELIEIKADGKKAMSADEYARGARLKTGATWQ; encoded by the coding sequence ATGGGAACTCCTCAATACGCCGTGCCGACTTTACAGATTTTGGCGCAAAGAGCCGATATCGTTGCGGTGTACACGCGTGCGGATGCACGGTCCAAAAGGGGCAATGAACTTTTCCCCTCGCCGGTTAAGGTGGCGGCTGAAAAGCTCGGCATTTCCGTGTTCACTCCCTCGACGCTCAAAGACGACGGAATAGTTTCACAAATTTTGGCTTTTGCGCCCGATCTCATCGTCGTTGCAGCTTACGGTATGATTCTGCCTCGCCGCATTTTGGATATACCGCGGCTCGGTTGCGTGAACCTCCATGCCTCCTTGCTTCCGACATGGCGTGGCGCGGCCCCCGTTCAGCGGGCTATTTTGGCGGGAGACGAGGAGACCGGCGTATCGCTGATGCGTATGGAGGAGGGTCTGGACACCGGAGACTATGCCATGAACGTCTCGACGGAAATCGGCCATAAATCCACCGCTCAATTGACACGGGAGCTCGGAGAAATCGCCGCCAATCTCATGGATGAGGTGTTGGATTTATTTCAATCAGGTGCGCTCGTATGGAAAAAGCAAGATGAATCGCTTGCCACCTATGCGCACAAGATAAGCAAGTCCGACGTTGCGCTCAGTCCGAAACTCGATGCCGAGGAATTCGTGCGTAGAGTACGAGCGAGTTCCTCGTCAGCTCCCGCGCGCCTGATGCTTGCAGGAGTGGGCACGGTGGTTTTGCACGCGTCCGTCGTTGCTCACCGCGGAGAAAACATTTTTGATATGCCCGAATCTATTGAAGAGGGTCGGATAGCCGTCGTCAAGCATGCGGTCTATCTCGGCTGTTCGAACGGAGTAGTGGAACTCATCGAAATCAAAGCCGATGGAAAGAAAGCCATGAGTGCGGATGAATACGCACGCGGAGCTCGTTTGAAAACGGGTGCGACATGGCAGTAA
- the def gene encoding peptide deformylase, translating into MKRYKKNHPFRKARELKVIPYPNPLLKTVSNDVDPINEPDFKKLIDDMISTMYKEEGVGLAAIQVGVAKNFFVYDDTQEQNSPKVLCNPVILSASETIIELDEGCLSFPDIYFPVSRPESVVVEGLDAHGNPVHIDADEFTARVIQHEMDHLKGILIIDRATPKVRRQVMREHYMS; encoded by the coding sequence ATGAAAAGATACAAGAAAAATCATCCCTTCCGAAAGGCACGTGAATTGAAAGTCATTCCGTATCCGAATCCGCTTTTGAAAACCGTGAGTAATGATGTCGATCCGATAAACGAGCCGGACTTCAAAAAACTCATCGATGACATGATCTCCACCATGTATAAGGAGGAGGGTGTCGGGTTGGCTGCCATCCAAGTCGGCGTGGCGAAGAATTTTTTCGTATATGACGATACACAGGAGCAGAATTCTCCGAAAGTATTGTGCAATCCGGTGATTCTGTCGGCGTCGGAAACGATAATCGAACTCGATGAGGGCTGTCTGTCCTTTCCCGACATCTATTTCCCCGTTTCACGACCCGAAAGCGTCGTCGTCGAAGGGCTCGATGCGCACGGCAATCCCGTTCATATCGATGCCGACGAGTTCACCGCACGCGTCATTCAGCATGAAATGGACCATTTGAAGGGGATTTTGATCATCGACCGCGCAACGCCGAAGGTTCGCAGACAAGTTATGCGCGAACATTATATGAGCTGA
- a CDS encoding PASTA domain-containing protein: MDDQLARLMEQERTLREIVLLPELDREKEPRQTSSIKINKGFAIAFALVILLSFGGYGLYYRSALVTVPNVIGIDSDLAATRIEQAGLHAKIVERRFSAVKRGTVIDQSPKKSKRPKGSGLVSLVVSGGTEQLQVPNVVGENELYATRALTQLGLVPVLVSEPSYQEAGTVLSVSPVIGGTVFTGDAVTIRVSGGSQDIVLKDFDLKWKTISIVPLYSSNETSDITFDVARRLSSLFKAAGADVIVTRSAAEKKSSASLLQKAYERSDVMIQLAVRDAGSSGLVVYDPSQNSTQVVASGSVGSQVYGELKSYAQNVRLSSSKMASGSVSRKQAFQVSFGSLANATDAALMDDSQFKDIIARSVYLGVGGFLTP, encoded by the coding sequence GTGGACGATCAGCTAGCGAGACTCATGGAACAAGAGCGTACACTTCGAGAAATAGTTTTATTACCGGAGCTTGATCGAGAGAAAGAGCCTCGTCAGACTTCGAGTATAAAAATCAACAAGGGCTTCGCGATTGCGTTCGCCCTTGTTATTTTATTGTCCTTCGGAGGGTACGGATTATATTACCGAAGCGCGCTGGTGACCGTTCCCAACGTCATCGGAATCGATAGCGACTTGGCGGCGACGCGTATCGAACAGGCAGGACTTCACGCAAAAATAGTCGAGAGGCGCTTTTCGGCCGTGAAACGCGGTACGGTCATCGATCAAAGCCCGAAAAAATCAAAGCGTCCCAAAGGCAGTGGTTTGGTTTCTCTCGTGGTATCGGGAGGCACCGAGCAACTGCAGGTCCCGAACGTCGTCGGTGAAAATGAACTTTATGCGACGAGAGCACTCACGCAACTCGGTCTCGTTCCGGTTTTGGTGAGTGAGCCCTCATACCAAGAGGCGGGAACGGTCCTCTCTGTTTCTCCGGTGATTGGCGGAACCGTTTTCACCGGAGACGCGGTGACGATTCGCGTTTCGGGCGGCAGCCAAGATATCGTTTTGAAGGATTTCGATCTCAAATGGAAAACGATTTCAATCGTTCCTCTCTACTCTTCGAACGAAACGTCCGACATCACATTCGATGTCGCACGGAGACTTTCATCGCTCTTCAAAGCGGCGGGAGCAGACGTGATCGTGACGCGCTCGGCGGCGGAGAAAAAAAGCTCGGCCTCGTTGCTTCAAAAAGCATATGAGCGAAGCGACGTCATGATTCAACTTGCGGTTCGCGATGCAGGCTCGAGCGGATTGGTAGTCTATGATCCGAGCCAGAATTCGACTCAGGTCGTCGCTTCCGGCTCCGTCGGATCGCAGGTGTACGGTGAGTTGAAGTCCTATGCGCAAAATGTGCGGCTTTCCTCAAGCAAGATGGCTTCAGGCTCGGTGAGCCGGAAGCAGGCGTTTCAGGTTTCATTCGGTTCGCTTGCAAACGCGACCGACGCCGCCTTGATGGATGACTCGCAATTCAAAGACATTATCGCCCGTAGCGTCTATCTGGGCGTCGGGGGCTTTCTGACCCCTTAA
- a CDS encoding 50S ribosomal protein L28 translates to MSQVCAVCGKHPSAGRNVSHSHRVTNRVFRPNIQKINAVVNGSVKKINVCTKCMKAGKVTRP, encoded by the coding sequence ATGTCACAAGTATGCGCTGTTTGCGGCAAGCACCCTTCAGCAGGTCGCAACGTAAGTCACTCTCACCGCGTCACCAACCGTGTATTTCGTCCGAATATCCAAAAGATTAACGCCGTCGTAAACGGTAGCGTTAAGAAGATTAATGTTTGCACGAAATGCATGAAAGCCGGCAAAGTAACACGCCCCTAG
- the thiT gene encoding energy-coupled thiamine transporter ThiT has product MRNERIRTIAEIGLSVALFAVLDYLNVRLPINAAGGSISLAMTPILILALFRGPLVGMLAGALCGGIDFLIAPYIFNVFQVFLDYPIAFGLVGLAGLFKKPAEHAFMKSKTTSLLVYTIGGILIGAVGRFLAHFLSGVIFFAQNAPKGQNVFLYSAGYQLTYLVPSFIGCAIVTVLIVPVLARSMWEKQS; this is encoded by the coding sequence ATGAGAAATGAACGTATCCGTACTATAGCTGAAATTGGATTGTCGGTAGCGCTTTTCGCGGTGCTCGACTACCTCAACGTTCGTCTGCCGATAAACGCGGCGGGCGGTTCGATTTCGCTTGCGATGACACCGATACTCATCTTGGCGCTTTTCAGAGGGCCCTTGGTCGGAATGCTCGCCGGTGCTCTGTGCGGAGGAATCGATTTTTTGATAGCACCCTACATATTCAACGTGTTCCAGGTGTTCCTCGACTACCCGATCGCTTTTGGTCTCGTCGGACTGGCCGGGTTGTTCAAAAAGCCGGCCGAGCATGCCTTCATGAAGAGCAAAACGACTTCTTTGCTCGTTTACACGATAGGTGGAATCCTCATCGGCGCCGTCGGACGTTTCTTGGCCCACTTTTTATCCGGCGTGATTTTCTTCGCGCAGAATGCGCCGAAGGGACAAAATGTCTTCCTCTACTCTGCCGGGTATCAGCTGACCTATCTCGTCCCATCCTTTATAGGATGTGCTATCGTAACGGTACTTATCGTTCCGGTATTGGCACGCTCCATGTGGGAGAAGCAATCATAA
- the glpX gene encoding class II fructose-bisphosphatase, with amino-acid sequence MDSKRINEILSVAESAAFAAAEWIGRGKKDLADAAAVEAMRKQFDTIDFSGRIVIGEGERDEAPMLYIGEEVGRGGEEIDIAVDPLEGTNLCAYAQPNALVTIAFAPRGSLLYAPDTYMWKIAAGPKAKDAIDIDASHTENVNNVAAALGKPVDELVVCILERDRHVDLINEVHAAGARVRLITDGDVFGVVATSIEHSGIDLYMGAGGAPEGVLAATAMKCVGGGFQGRFNFRNEEEIKRATKTSGVDIDGVLTLDDLVRTDDAVFIAAGVTDGELVKGVHGGRVHSVVFDGSTKTIRFVETIHRSAADGMWTIS; translated from the coding sequence ATGGATAGCAAGCGTATCAATGAGATTCTATCAGTTGCCGAATCCGCGGCGTTTGCTGCTGCGGAGTGGATCGGTAGAGGCAAGAAAGACCTTGCCGATGCCGCCGCGGTAGAGGCAATGCGCAAGCAATTCGACACAATTGATTTTTCCGGTCGAATCGTCATCGGCGAGGGCGAGCGCGATGAGGCTCCCATGCTCTATATCGGCGAAGAGGTGGGTCGCGGTGGCGAGGAGATCGATATCGCCGTCGATCCTCTCGAGGGGACCAATCTCTGCGCCTACGCTCAGCCGAATGCACTGGTCACCATCGCTTTTGCGCCTCGTGGCTCACTGCTCTATGCTCCCGATACCTATATGTGGAAAATCGCCGCCGGTCCGAAAGCCAAAGACGCGATCGATATCGATGCTTCGCACACCGAAAACGTCAACAATGTCGCCGCCGCTCTCGGAAAGCCGGTCGATGAGCTCGTCGTCTGCATTCTCGAGCGCGATCGCCACGTCGATCTCATCAACGAGGTGCATGCGGCCGGTGCACGCGTTCGCCTCATCACCGACGGTGATGTATTCGGTGTCGTCGCGACTTCGATCGAGCACTCCGGCATAGACCTTTACATGGGTGCCGGCGGAGCTCCCGAAGGTGTTTTGGCCGCCACCGCCATGAAGTGCGTCGGCGGGGGATTCCAGGGACGATTCAACTTCAGAAATGAAGAGGAAATCAAGCGCGCCACGAAAACTTCCGGAGTCGACATCGACGGTGTGCTCACGCTCGATGATTTGGTTCGCACCGATGATGCGGTCTTCATCGCTGCAGGCGTCACCGACGGTGAGCTTGTGAAGGGTGTTCACGGCGGGCGCGTTCATTCGGTCGTATTCGACGGAAGCACGAAGACGATTCGTTTCGTCGAGACCATACATCGCAGTGCCGCAGACGGAATGTGGACGATCAGCTAG
- the priA gene encoding primosomal protein N', which translates to MRFAAQVVVGYVVEIIDGNDESLQNATFEINPIIAPVDGPYFDENAVETARWIAREYGSPLAVAIRLFTPSSGKFVVRETVDGTFEAMNSASGHRFEYTYSLTEKGREFVPRPQAKKQIAILSQLKDFPRTYKELRGAVAGADHKTMQLLEAHGYVECEIKRVYRGDITPASMEYVRPEKLTAGQITALDAIAEATAAGAGVVVLDGITGSGKTEVYLQAIEKTLESGQGAIALVPEISLTPQTVGRFKARFGDLVAVVHSKLSDSEKQDQWDRIQSGDARVVVGARSALFAPLAHTGLIIIDEEHDSSYKQSSSPRYHARDVAVFMARLRHIPLVLGSATPSFEALNLCAENRWKQVVLDERANHRALPEVTVVDLTKEFEEGNHSMFSRELAAALETVEAKKQKAILLLNRRGSASFLLCRECGYVPHCKNCSTSLTYHEHNNHLRCHQCNLIEPLPGVCPECGSPYLRQFGAGTQRLESELKALFPAMPVVRMDADTTTTKNAHQKLLAQFADLEYGVLLGTQMIAKGLDFPEVTLVGVVTADVTLNLPDYQAGERTYQLLEQVAGRAGRGEETGRVIIQTYWADHPAIVAAQKHDRSLFYEPESEVRRELRYPPYVRLANVILSAVKETDAKEYAESLGKAFADETDITLLGPAPCALSRINNKFRYHLLIKAKRGVALGDIVLEKLKSVPSSHHVGVAVDVDPLSLM; encoded by the coding sequence GTGCGTTTTGCAGCGCAGGTCGTCGTCGGCTACGTGGTCGAAATCATCGACGGCAACGATGAATCATTACAAAACGCAACCTTTGAGATCAATCCGATAATAGCTCCTGTCGACGGTCCGTATTTCGATGAGAATGCCGTCGAGACCGCACGCTGGATCGCTCGTGAGTACGGTTCCCCTCTCGCGGTGGCGATACGTCTGTTCACGCCGTCTTCGGGCAAGTTCGTCGTCAGAGAAACCGTCGACGGGACGTTCGAGGCGATGAACTCGGCCTCGGGACACCGGTTCGAATATACCTATTCGCTTACCGAGAAGGGCCGGGAGTTTGTGCCGCGGCCCCAGGCGAAAAAGCAGATCGCGATCCTCTCCCAACTGAAGGATTTTCCGCGCACGTATAAAGAGCTCCGGGGGGCCGTCGCCGGCGCCGATCACAAAACCATGCAACTTCTCGAGGCGCACGGTTACGTGGAGTGCGAAATCAAGCGGGTGTATCGCGGCGACATCACACCGGCATCGATGGAATATGTGCGACCGGAAAAATTGACTGCCGGCCAAATCACAGCCCTTGACGCCATTGCCGAGGCAACCGCTGCCGGCGCTGGCGTCGTCGTGCTCGACGGTATTACCGGCTCAGGCAAAACGGAGGTATATCTTCAGGCGATCGAGAAGACGTTGGAGAGCGGTCAAGGGGCGATTGCGCTCGTTCCCGAGATTTCCCTCACCCCTCAGACCGTCGGTCGTTTCAAGGCGCGCTTCGGCGATTTGGTCGCGGTGGTTCATTCGAAACTTTCCGACAGCGAAAAACAAGATCAGTGGGATCGCATCCAATCCGGCGATGCCCGTGTGGTCGTGGGCGCCCGCTCCGCACTTTTCGCCCCGTTGGCGCACACCGGGCTCATCATCATCGATGAAGAGCATGACAGTTCGTACAAGCAGTCGAGTTCCCCCCGCTATCACGCGCGCGATGTCGCTGTTTTCATGGCGCGGTTGCGACACATTCCTCTCGTCTTGGGAAGTGCGACGCCCTCATTCGAGGCATTGAACTTGTGCGCCGAAAACCGGTGGAAACAGGTCGTTTTGGATGAGCGCGCGAATCATCGTGCGTTGCCGGAAGTCACCGTGGTCGATTTGACGAAAGAGTTCGAGGAAGGCAATCATTCGATGTTTTCCCGTGAACTCGCCGCCGCTCTTGAAACGGTCGAAGCAAAGAAACAGAAGGCGATTTTGCTCCTCAACAGAAGGGGATCGGCATCGTTTCTTCTCTGTAGGGAGTGTGGGTATGTTCCTCACTGCAAAAACTGCTCGACCTCTTTGACCTACCATGAACACAACAACCATCTTCGCTGTCATCAGTGCAATCTCATCGAGCCGTTGCCGGGCGTGTGTCCCGAGTGCGGAAGCCCGTACTTGCGCCAGTTCGGTGCGGGAACGCAGCGCCTCGAGTCGGAATTAAAGGCGTTGTTTCCCGCTATGCCCGTCGTGAGAATGGATGCCGACACGACGACGACCAAAAACGCCCATCAAAAACTTCTCGCTCAGTTCGCCGATCTCGAGTATGGAGTTTTGCTCGGAACGCAAATGATTGCAAAAGGACTCGATTTTCCCGAGGTGACGCTCGTCGGCGTCGTCACTGCCGATGTCACGCTCAATCTTCCCGACTATCAGGCGGGAGAGCGCACGTATCAATTGCTCGAGCAGGTCGCGGGACGTGCGGGTCGAGGGGAGGAGACCGGTCGAGTCATCATCCAGACCTATTGGGCCGACCATCCAGCGATTGTCGCGGCGCAAAAGCACGACCGTTCTCTCTTTTATGAGCCGGAGTCCGAAGTCAGGCGCGAGCTGAGGTATCCTCCCTATGTCCGGCTTGCCAACGTGATTCTTTCCGCTGTGAAAGAAACCGATGCAAAAGAGTACGCCGAGTCGTTGGGAAAAGCATTTGCAGACGAGACCGATATCACTTTGCTCGGGCCTGCTCCGTGTGCGCTTTCACGGATCAACAACAAGTTTCGCTATCATCTGCTGATCAAGGCGAAGCGCGGTGTCGCGCTCGGTGATATCGTTCTTGAAAAGCTTAAGAGTGTACCGAGCTCGCATCATGTCGGCGTCGCCGTCGATGTCGACCCCTTGTCGCTCATGTAG